One part of the Arabidopsis thaliana chromosome 1 sequence genome encodes these proteins:
- the SBI1 gene encoding Leucine carboxyl methyltransferase (Leucine carboxyl methyltransferase; FUNCTIONS IN: methyltransferase activity; INVOLVED IN: biological_process unknown; LOCATED IN: cellular_component unknown; EXPRESSED IN: 22 plant structures; EXPRESSED DURING: 14 growth stages; CONTAINS InterPro DOMAIN/s: Leucine carboxyl methyltransferase, LCTM1 1 (InterPro:IPR016651), Leucine carboxyl methyltransferase, eukaryotic (InterPro:IPR021121), Leucine carboxyl methyltransferase (InterPro:IPR007213); Has 605 Blast hits to 597 proteins in 204 species: Archae - 0; Bacteria - 0; Metazoa - 192; Fungi - 282; Plants - 33; Viruses - 0; Other Eukaryotes - 98 (source: NCBI BLink).): protein MAESRSNRAAVQATNDDASASKLSCVKKGYMKDDYVHLFVKRPVRRSPIINRGYFSRWAAFRKLMSQFLLSGTSSKKQILSLGAGFDTTYFQLLDEGNGPNLYVELDFKEVTSKKAAVIQNSSQLRDKLGANASISIDEGQVLSDHYKLLPVDLRDIPKLRDVISFADMDLSLPTFIIAECVLIYLDPDSSRAIVNWSSKTFSTAVFFLYEQIHPDDAFGHQMIRNLESRGCALLSIDASPTLLAKERLFLDNGWQRAVAWDMLKVYGSFVDTQEKRRIERLELFDEFEEWHMMQEHYCVTYAVNDAMGIFGDFGFTREGGGERMSSSASSP from the exons ATGGCGGAATCTCGCAGCAACAGAGCGGCGGTTCAGGCTACTAACGACGATGCATCCGCCAGTAAATT gtCTTGTGTCAAAAAGGGATATATGAAAGACGACTATGTTCATCTCTTTGTGAAAAGACCTGTTCGAAGATCTCCCATCATTAATCGAGGTTACTTTTCCCGTTGGGCTGCCTTCCGAAAGCTTATGTCTCAGTTTCTTCTAAGCGGGACAAGTTCTAAGAAACAGATACTGTCTCTCGGAGCTGGCTTTGATACTACCTATTTTCAGTTGCTG GATGAGGGGAATGGGCCCAATCTCTATGTGGAACTTGATTTTAAGGAG GTGACTAGCAAGAAGGCTGCTGTTATACAAAACTCCAGCCAACTCAGGGACAAACTAGGAGCCAATGCATCTATTTCTATTG ACGAAGGACAAGTTCTCAGTGATCATTACAAGTTACTTCCAGTTGACCTGCGCGATATACCAAAATTAAGAGATGTTATATCCTTTGCAGATATGGATCTAAG TCTGCCGACGTTTATTATTGCAGAAtgtgttttgatttatctGGACCCCGATTCAAGCCGTGCCATCGTCAATTGGTCGTCAAAAACGTTTTCAACTGCagtatttttcttatatgagCAG ATCCATCCAGATGATGCATTTGGGCATCAAATGATTAGAAATTTGGAG AGTCGGGGATGTGCACTCTTAAGCATTGATGCATCACCAACTTTACTTGCAAAGGAGAGATTGTTTCTTGATAATGGATGGCAG AGAGCTGTTGCCTGGGACATGCTAAAAGTGTATGGTAGTTTTGTTGATACTCAAGAAAAACGCAG GATCGAGCGATTGGAGTTGTTTGACGAATTTGAAGAGTGGCACATGATGCAG GAACATTACTGTGTCACATATGCTGTCAATGATGCAATG GGAATATTTGGTGATTTCGGTTTCACAAGAGAAGGGGGCGGTGAAAGAATGAGCTCATCAGCGTCATCACCTTGA
- the SBI1 gene encoding Leucine carboxyl methyltransferase (Leucine carboxyl methyltransferase; FUNCTIONS IN: methyltransferase activity; INVOLVED IN: biological_process unknown; LOCATED IN: cellular_component unknown; EXPRESSED IN: 22 plant structures; EXPRESSED DURING: 14 growth stages; CONTAINS InterPro DOMAIN/s: Leucine carboxyl methyltransferase, LCTM1 1 (InterPro:IPR016651), Leucine carboxyl methyltransferase, eukaryotic (InterPro:IPR021121), Leucine carboxyl methyltransferase (InterPro:IPR007213); Has 35333 Blast hits to 34131 proteins in 2444 species: Archae - 798; Bacteria - 22429; Metazoa - 974; Fungi - 991; Plants - 531; Viruses - 0; Other Eukaryotes - 9610 (source: NCBI BLink).), with the protein MAESRSNRAAVQATNDDASASKLSCVKKGYMKDDYVHLFVKRPVRRSPIINRGYFSRWAAFRKLMSQFLLSGTSSKKQILSLGAGFDTTYFQLLDEGNGPNLYVELDFKEVTSKKAAVIQNSSQLRDKLGANASISIDEGQVLSDHYKLLPVDLRDIPKLRDVISFADMDLSLPTFIIAECVLIYLDPDSSRAIVNWSSKTFSTAVFFLYEQIHPDDAFGHQMIRNLESRGCALLSIDASPTLLAKERLFLDNGWQRAVAWDMLKVYGSFVDTQEKRRIERLELFDEFEEWHMMQARTLLCHICCQ; encoded by the exons ATGGCGGAATCTCGCAGCAACAGAGCGGCGGTTCAGGCTACTAACGACGATGCATCCGCCAGTAAATT gtCTTGTGTCAAAAAGGGATATATGAAAGACGACTATGTTCATCTCTTTGTGAAAAGACCTGTTCGAAGATCTCCCATCATTAATCGAGGTTACTTTTCCCGTTGGGCTGCCTTCCGAAAGCTTATGTCTCAGTTTCTTCTAAGCGGGACAAGTTCTAAGAAACAGATACTGTCTCTCGGAGCTGGCTTTGATACTACCTATTTTCAGTTGCTG GATGAGGGGAATGGGCCCAATCTCTATGTGGAACTTGATTTTAAGGAG GTGACTAGCAAGAAGGCTGCTGTTATACAAAACTCCAGCCAACTCAGGGACAAACTAGGAGCCAATGCATCTATTTCTATTG ACGAAGGACAAGTTCTCAGTGATCATTACAAGTTACTTCCAGTTGACCTGCGCGATATACCAAAATTAAGAGATGTTATATCCTTTGCAGATATGGATCTAAG TCTGCCGACGTTTATTATTGCAGAAtgtgttttgatttatctGGACCCCGATTCAAGCCGTGCCATCGTCAATTGGTCGTCAAAAACGTTTTCAACTGCagtatttttcttatatgagCAG ATCCATCCAGATGATGCATTTGGGCATCAAATGATTAGAAATTTGGAG AGTCGGGGATGTGCACTCTTAAGCATTGATGCATCACCAACTTTACTTGCAAAGGAGAGATTGTTTCTTGATAATGGATGGCAG AGAGCTGTTGCCTGGGACATGCTAAAAGTGTATGGTAGTTTTGTTGATACTCAAGAAAAACGCAG GATCGAGCGATTGGAGTTGTTTGACGAATTTGAAGAGTGGCACATGATGCAGGCAA GAACATTACTGTGTCACATATGCTGTCAATGA